The following is a genomic window from Parus major isolate Abel chromosome 14, Parus_major1.1, whole genome shotgun sequence.
GCATTCCCAAAGCAGTGTTTGGCTGCTGGTGACACAcctgtcccctccagcctgtgctggtgccgCTGGCACACAtccccctccagctgctccaggggctgcaaGAGCTGTGTTCAACACATTTGGGTGCAGAAATCAGCTTAGTAAAAAGAGTTTCTCCCCTGGGAGATGCAGGGCTCTCCTTGTCCTCTCCAGCAAGGCACAGACCCACTTTTTTCTGCCCCATTTTTCCAAAGGGGTGAGGGACCAGGAGCCATCACACACGCACAGGGCTGACAGGAAGGGAGTCACTCCCTCCTAAACCACTCCAATATGGCAAGGCAATGTTAACCAGCTGGGAAAGTTCTTTAAAGACCCTTAATTAAAGGCTGGCTGTTGCACAGGCCCCCTTCCCATCCCCACCAGCAGCGTTTCCCAGTTTCCCGGCCTCTCTCCCGCTGCCCTCCATCCCTCAcactttccttccctctggcaTCTGCCAGCAGCGTGCTGTGGCTGCCAGGGGGGGTCTTCAGCAATCAGCCATCAGATGGAAGTTTAAACTCAgagtaaaaggaaagaaaaaggggggaaattcGCTCGCTGTTGATTTCCAGGCGTGGCTGCCAGCTTGGACAGCAGCGCTcgggcagagctggctgtgccttCCCAGCAGTGGCTTAGTGATCTgcaccagcactcccagccaCATAAACTGGGGAAAATGGGGTTGGATCAGCCCTTTCAGCTCCATTCTTTCCTCCAACACCAGCTGTGGCATCACCATGAGCCAGCCCCAAAGGCTTGGGccatccccctcctcctgcccatcccaTGTGTGCCCAttccccagggaaggagcagtggTGGCAGTGCCCCATCCCACGTGTCCCCTCTACCCATGAGGGGTTCACAATTAGGGCCTGGGGCTCACCTCCTGCCAGGGGAATCCTGCCACCAGAAAAGCAtcaatttattccttttattcttgtgttataaattaattaagagAGGCAACGCCTTGCTGCTTCAAATGGGAGCACAAATTTGGCATTTGCACGTGATGGCTGCACACAAccacactgctgcagctcccaaaaCCAGCAGGAAGGACACCCAACACCCCTGGCAGCATCCTCCACTtgccaggcagtgccagctcctgctccctgagTGGAAATCCTGCAGGGAAGCTCCAgtgtctcctcccagctttTATATCCCCCATGGGCCATTCCCTGGCAGCCTCACCTGGGGAATGTGGTGTGGGACAGCACACgtggcagcagggaaggggaatgGGGATGGAtgggcatttccagggaagAGCAAGACTTTCCCTGTTACAGGTTATAAACATTCAAGATGAAATGAGGGGCTGAAaatcagccctgctgctctcctcatcTCCAGACCCACGCAAAAGCAGGAAAGTTTTAACTTCTTgcttttggagctttttttttttttttttctttcttccctatttttgttctttcccttCTGTCCTCCTAAATCTGGTATAACAGAAAAaggagtaaataaaaaaatttggaaagcttttccagccctgctcttccTGGCTTATGAAGTGGAATGGAGAGGGAGGCCCAGAGCACAGGAACCACAAAACTTTGGATAGCTggattttcaaaacaaaactgagtcTAGAAATGGAAACTTTGGTTAACTGAGATGGGGATGAAAACTTCATTTCATACTTGGCTGCAAAGCTGGATCTTCATCATCCTCTTGCTCTGGCACTTCCCCAACCAACCTGGTGCTCCAGGGACATTTTTCCAGCTCCACAAGCACGGGGTGTTTTGCCATCATCTCCTGAGCAAGCAGCTGCCCAAACTCCCTCTGTCCCAGaaaacaccagcacagctcagcatccTCTCATTACAACTTTATTCCCAGAGGTTTTGAGCAGGAAGATCCAGCAGTGACACCTGTCCCCGAGCCTCTGTGGGAATTCCAGAGCAATTcctcccagaggagctgtggctgcccctggatccctggaattgtccaaggccagcttggacggggcttggagcagcctgggatggtgggaggttTGGTGggatggcactggatgggctttaaggtccctccaacccaattccaggattccatgacCCTGGAGAATGAAATGCCCCACTGGAGAAGTCCTCAATGAGCGCTCGGAATTCCAAGGAATCTCTGCTCAAGCTGAAACCTCCGCGGCAGCACAagtgggacagggctgctgtCAGCATCCTGCACTGAAACACTTTCTTTGGAGCACATCGCTCCACTGGAGCTCTTGAAAGCACCACAAACCGAGGTGGATTTAAGCCTGCGCTTGGCTCAGAGCAGGAGCCGGGAGGTTTCATCCCCTTCCTaccaaagctgctttttttgtcttgatCTAATGAAGTGCAGACTTCACCTGGACAGAGCCGTAAGTGGCTCCTCTCGGAGGCAATGAATACAAATACTTGACCTCGTGAGCTGCGGGGCAGCAATTAGTTTAAGCAGGGGGTTTGTGTAACACTTCAAAAGTCTTAATCCGTGCGGTCAGCCCTGGCACGGTATTTGCCAGAACCCATTGAGTAGTCTTAATGAGTCTGCAAAGCGAGCTTTCAATACATTTTGGGTCGCTTCAGATGCTTTAAATGGCATAGTCTATATGGTATTGTGCGGCTTTAGAAAGGGCCGGGCTTTAAAAAAGTATGGTTCCCTTTCACAGGGCAGACAGAAACCATCTTTAGAGCCGGGACCCTTAACGTTTTGCATATCAATACGGCTGGGGCTGAATGCAGTCACTCAGCTGAGAAATAGGATCACTATCAGCGTTTCCAGGCTTTCACAGGCACTTGGGAAACTTTAAAGCCCTTCGTGGAGAATAATTTGGTCGAATGTCGTGGCTGGAAACAAAACCTAAACAAGCAGAGCGCAGTCCATCATGCGGAGCTGCCAGCGAGGCTGACAAGGGGCTCCAGCCGCTCGACATCCCATCCCCGGCGGGGCGGTGACCTGGGGGGACACGGACCTGGGGGACACAGCCGGGGACCCGAGCCCATCCCCACAAAAGCTCCAACACCCCCAAGGCGCTGGGATTTCAAGCCGTGCCGGTTTTGTCTCCTCTCACTCCTCCTTGGCAATATCCCGGTTTTTGTCGCTCGCCCGGGAGcggcaccagcagcacctggagcctGTCCCGGGAATGAACGGGAACGTGTCCGACCTCCCCTGCAGCCCGGAGCATGGGACAGGAAACAAACCGCACCTCCAGGGACTCGAGAGAGGTGCCaggaccccagagctgtgctggggaaaagggaCGAGGCCCATGGAACATTCCAGAAGTGGTACCCGCTTCCCTCAGCGTGCCCAGGCGGCAGCAGCGAGGAGAGGAGGCACCTCAGCAGCTCGGGGATGCAGGTTTGGGATGCTGCATGATGGAAGAAACCACTGCCAAAGCAGATTTGTGAATAATGCAGGGCCTGAGGGCGCTCCAAAACTCATAATTAGCTCATTAAAGAGACAAATACAAGTCACTAATAAGATCTTAGAggttaattaaatgttttccccatttttaatTTAGGGAAAACTAGTTAGTAGAGattaaagtaatttctgcaGCCTCCCGTGATGACCCTCGATGGCTGAGGATTTGAAAAACTATTGAGATTATTGAACTGAAAGGGCAGAGTTTGGGTAAATTGTGGAGAAGCTGGAATTTTCCTCCTAAGGGTTAGAAAGGCCCTGCTCTATCAGCTGGGCCGCTCATGGAACATGGGAAGGTGATCCAGAGCTCCCTCTCCCTAAGCCAGGAGCTGGCATTTATTCAGAACTGCTGCTCTTCATTGTTTTGCTCAGCTGGGAAATTCCTGCAGACTCTTTTACAAAACATCTCCCAGGATTGGGGTTTGCTGCCCAGCCGTCCCCTGATGACTGTGTCACCCCCAGCAAAACCCCActgcctgcctgccccagaGGTTTCCAAAGGTTTCCTTTTATCCATGACCCCACAAACCCACCCGGAGCGCTCCCAGTTAACGCAGATCAGCGAGGTTTATATGGAAGAATATTTAATCTgctcagggaggggagagggctcatctctggttttatttcttaaatatttctctctaCTCCAGAAAAGTCCATTTCTTGCCAGAAAAGGTCCAATATAAATTAGAACGAAGGGAGGAGGGTGCTGGTGGGGTGGCCACAGTGACCACAGGGATCTCTTGACCATGATGACCACAGGGATCCCTTGACCACAGTGACCATGGGCACCCCTGGACCATGATGACCACAGGGATCCCTTGACCATGATGACCGCAGGGATCTCTTGACCATGATGACCACAGACATCTCCTGACCACGATGACCACAGGGATCCCTTGACCATGATGACCACGGACATCCCTGGACCGCAGTCCTGGCAGCCCAGGTGCCAGCCCGGCAGCGTGCCCTGGTGATGGGCTCAGTCCCACCCGAAATCCTGCCCTGTCATCTGATAAAACTTCATGTTGAAGGGTCTGTAGAACTCCCGCAGGCGCTGCACCACCTGCCCGTCGATTTTGGGATGCGGCCGCCCCTTGGATTTCCCCAGGCAGCGGGGTTTGCTCCCCCCCTCCGGCTTCTTCAGGCAGGGAAAGCCCTTGGTCtcattaaaatagaaatgtttgtCCGTCACCACCCTCTGGAGCCCCAGGAAGTCCTGGACACGGCCCATCTCCCCGGCAGGGTCGCTGACCAGCCTCTCCCCGCTGACAAAGAGGAATTTGGAGAGAGGGAAGTACTGCAGCCAATTATCCAGGTGCTTGGCGTAGATCCCGATCCTCACCGCGCTCCAGCTCGTGTCGATCAGTCCCGTGCTGAGGTTTTTGAAGGCCAGAGCCTGGaagctggggatggaggggtTTTTGGAGAGGGTCTGCGTGTAGTCCGAGATGGCTCGGGTGACGGGGTTCCGCACCACCACGATCAGCTTCGTGTCCCGGGACATGTTGTAGATGCGCCGCGGCGCCTCCTTGGTGACAAAGTAGCTGGGGGTCTTCTCCATGGTGATCTGTCCCTCCAGGGTCCGTGGCATCAGGCTCCTGAGGAGAGAGGGACACGGTCAGGACCCGATGTCACAACGGGagggaaaaagccccaaaacccGGCCAGAAACGCTCGGGGGCTTCCCGACCACAGCCGcatctccccttcccctcctgccccgcCTGGTCACACCCCCCTGGGCACCTCCTTAATCTTCGGAGCCCTTCCCCGtgctccagcctctctgccCATCTCAGCATTCCCTTTGTCCCCCCCAGAGTCCACCCCTGTCActccagcagcatccacagGGCACCTGCAGGCTGCTCTTCCCCCTTGGAATTCTCCCACaaccccttcccagccctggaaatcCCAGTTTCAGCGGGTGATGGGTGTCTCAACACGAACATTTCGGGACAAGGCTGGTTTTCATCCCTGCCTCTAGTCAGATTTCATGTCCTGGAGGTTTCAACTCGCCCCGTGGGATTGCAGAGGAAAATCCCATCACGGGGGTGATGCCCAAGCAGCAGCCGGGGGTGGAGATGCCCACCAaggctccctcctcctctgcctccagacAAGGAGCAGTTCAAGCCAGAAAAAGACTGTTTCCTTTGcgaaagaaaggcagaaaaacccTGAGGGCCCAGCCATTGTGCTGGGTAAAATTCACTGCTCCGATTGTTCCCTCGCGCACTTTAATGAGGCATTAATTGCGGCAGAAATTACCCAGCCACGTCAACGGGTCctccctgccaccagcaccggcacctgcccctctgccctccacatcctcctccacctccaAGGGGAATCACAAAATCCTGGAATGTTTGGGAAGGGATCTCTCAGAtcatccatgggcagggacatttccaccctcccaggctgctccaagccctgtccaggcTGGTCCGGGCCACTTCTGCAGCCGCggattctctgggaattccaccCAAGgatgctgtgcctggcagggagCCGGGTCCCCGCGGCTGGGGACAGcgacagggctgtgctgggggaccgcggctctgcccagcagcagctgctccttatGTAATGGGAAAAGCTTGAGGTTTCTGGGAATTTTCCCCCTGGACTCAGGAAAGAACACTTTATTAAAAGCATTTGTGAGCCACGCTGGgcccccacagctccctccccCAAACAAGAGGCAGAAGCCATTTGTGGCTTTCCcccctatttttattttaattttttattttacttttttattttcatttttattttaatttttattttaattttttcacgGTGCCAGCATTTTTAGAGCTCATTCCTGTCCCTGGTGCTCTCACCTGGCAGCACAACCCCTCTGTTTGGCACCTGTGGGATGCCCTTCAAGCATCCATGAATCCCAGGGCAGTCTCGGGTgcttttcccatcctttccagCACTTTCCCCACCCCAAATAACTGCACTCAACAGACTGACGGAGCTCCTGCTGGGCAGCACCTTCCCGGGGATTAGAGCtatccctgtcccctccctgtgctggtccAGGGTCAAGGAAAACACAGCGGATCTGGATCCACATCTCCGGCTCCTGCTGGGGCTTCCAGCCAAGCGTCCTTGACTTGAATTCCATTCCGAAAATGCCACAGGGTTTTCCAGGCCGCTTCTCCTGGCAGCTTCCCGAGGCATCCCTGTGGTGTTTCCCTGGATGCCTCTGGGATTTCTGAACGGCTCCTTCTTCATCCTCACCCGATCCCAACCCTCTCAGCAAAGCTGAAGCAGTCCCACTCCTCAGGGggaaataaattgtttattCCCAGCAGCGAACGCTGGGGATGGGAGACGCTGCAGAGCCCAAACCACATCCTGGCCCCGGACacttccagcccctctggaaaACCTCTCTtatccctcccttcctcctgcagagcGACATCGGAGCCCCCCAGCGCCATCCAGGGCAGCCACACCATCCACAGCTTAATTACAATGTAATTAACAGAAGTTTTAATGAGGCTCCTGTGGCTGTGATGGGGCGCAGGGACCGAactgccccatcccagggacatcccagggacatcccagggacatcccagggacatcccagggaCATCCCGGATCCCGCCGGGAACAGCAGCTTCCAAGCGTTCATTGTCCAacacctcctcttcctcagcagccCGAGCgcttccagctcctcccaggaTAATTAAGCacttcacattttcattaacATCCTAATACTTCCCCTAAATTACCCCGGTTAATTATTGATAAcacccagctccctccagaTCTGGCTTCAACTGGCAAAAGAGCAGAGCCGGCTTTGTTGTGCTTTGCTTTCACCTAAAGATTGGGAACTTTAATGGAATttacagttaatttttattgacCTTCAGAGAGCACCGTGGGAATGCCAAGCAGAGCCTGCAGGTCCAGGACACGGCAGTGGGGAATTGGAAGGAATTGGGATTTCCAGAGGAGACTCTGTGCCCAGGAGGAGGGGATAAAAGCCTTTTACTTCTCTATTAAgctgataaaattttaattaataaaacaacTGGCGcttgagaggcagcagagcaggggttTCCTACATGGAGACATTCAAGGCATGAAAATGCTTCCTCGGTTAAGGTAACACACAATAAATTACAGCAGATAAAATGatgataaaaatgcagaaagctgCATTAAATAGTGATTAACagccacagcaggcagggaatcAAAGCAGACTTCAAAAACTGGGCCAGCATAACTTTCCAGAGTTAATTGGTTCACGATTCCTGATGATTTTTGGAGCAGAACTCCTCCCAGCACCGAGCTGAGAGATCAGGGGATGCACTTTTGGGAGATAAATATGTGTCCAGCCCAAAGCATCCCTGAGTTATCACCCACGGCAGCTCCAGGAAGGAAATGAACTCAATCCCAGCCCAAAGCAGCCCTGCTTGCCCCATCCCAGACCTCTCCATGACCTCTGCTTCCCCCAGGAATCAGCGGGAATCAGCACAGGGCGGCTGAACTGGGAGGGATGAACTGGGaaggatgggctgggagggatgaACTGGGAGGGGATGAAGTGGGAAGGTTGAACTGGGAGGGATGAACTGGGAAGGACAAACTGGGAAGGATGAACTGGGAGGATGAACTAGGAAGAACGAGCTGGGACGGACAAACTTAGAGGGATGAACTGGGAGGGATGAAATGAGAAGAACGAACTGGGAAGGATGAACTGGGAGGGATGAACTGGGAGGGGATGAAGTGGGAAGGAGGAACTGGGAAGAACGAACTGGGAGGGATGAACTGGGAAGAATGAGCTGGGATGGACAAACCTAGAGGGGATGAACTGggagggatgagctgggaaGAACGAGCTGGGATGGATGAACTGGAAGGGATGAACTGGGAAGGATGAACTGGGATGGATGAAGTGGGAAGGATGAACTGGGAAGGATGAACCGGGAAGGATGAACTGGAAGGGATGAAGTGggagggatgagctgggaaGAACGAGCTGGGATGGATGAATTGGGAAGAACGAACTGGGAAGGATGAACTGGGAAGGATGAACTGGGATGGATGAACTGGGAAGGATGAACTGAGAAGGATGAACTGGGATGGATGAATTGGGAGGGATGAACTGGGAGGGATGAACTGGGAAGAACGAACTGggagggatgagctgggaaGGATGAACTGGGAAGAACGAGCTGGGATGGACAAACCTAGAGGGGATGAACTGGGAAGGATGAGCTGGGAGGGATGAACTGGGAGGGATGAACTGGGAGGGATGAAATGAGAAGGATGAACCGGGAAGGATGAACTCCCCAAGGCTCCCAGGACCAAATTATCCCACgttcctttttatcctaatgaCCTGGCTGTTCCCCCTCGCCCTCcccagcaggtcctggcagAGCCCCCCCAGCGCTCCCCAGCCCCGAGCTGCCTCCATTAATTTTGATTCTTTCACCAATTCAAAAATGTGCAAATGAGGCCGAGGCTTCCCAATCAGGCCTGGCTGGGAGCTAATTGGCTTTAAGCAGGGAGCCCTGAATATGCTAATGAGGGCAGTAATAAGGCTGTGATGCTCCTGGAAGGGGAGCCAAGCCCTGGGCTCCACCACGGGCTGACTGAGACACGTCAATTAACAAGCAGGGAGATCATTTATTAATGCCCCTTCGCAGCCCTCTGCCCCTTGCTCCTAATTACAGTTTGGTACATGAAACAGTGCAGGGGTTTGGCgggtcctgctcccagctggagcatccccaggggctcctcctgccccccaGGAGCTCCAGATCCCCCCCTGCCCTATAGGGGACCACGCTGTGGGGTCTGCAGCCCACACAAAAGACCCCAGAGCTCTCCCACCGCCCCCCGGGACGGGCTCTCTGTGTTGGGTGAAGtctcagaggaggaggaagatgtgGTGGAttgtgccaggctgctccctggaggggctgagcccccccagaCCCTccctgaggggctgcagagcaggggggAGGCAGCCCTGGGGTCTGGGGGGgctctgggaagggctgggagccgcggaggtttgggttggaagtgtCTCCAGATCTGGAGATGTGGAGTGGGGCCAAGGGGAGAAGCTGGAGCCGATATTTGCATTTCTAATGATGcggctgctcccagcagacaCCCGGTTATTAACCCCCCCAGGAACCGGGGCTGTCCAGCACCGCTGCTTTTCCCATCCAGAAATCCTCCCAGACCCTTTGGCATCCCAGATTTCCCGGTGGGAAGGTGTGGAAAAGGCCGTGTCCCCCCCACCCCGCGGTCCCCGCacccactgcagctcccacaaCCCAGAATTTCCATCACATTTCCTGCTCATGTGGATGGCCAGAACGGGATGTTTTCCTGGCATGGTTATTCCAGCCAGGTCCTTAGGGTGAAAGGGCTCTGCTGGATTATGGAGAGCAGGAATCAGCCTCAAtcagggcacagctcctgccctgcactggAGGAGAGGCTCCTTGGTCTCTCAGTGGGGTTTGGGATGAGCCATCCTCACCCTTCTCCAGTGTGGAGCAGCTACAGGATATGGGGTCACCCCAAAATGCCACCTGAAATCCCCAGTCACACCTCTCACAGATGGGTCTGTCCCTGATGAGCACCAAAATGAGCACCCAGGGCACACCTCTCACAGATGGGTCTGTCCCTGATGAGCACCAAAATGAGCACCCAGGGATTTCTCCTCCCTGATGGGATCCAAAATGAGCACCCAGGGACTTCTCCCTGCTGGAGTTTGAATAACTGTGAGTGAAAATGCAGGTGAGAATGGCTGGGAAACACAGAACAGCTCCACAAATCCCCAAAAACCCTTCAGAAAATGGGGACTGGAGGGTGCCCAGCCATGATGGGGCACTGaatccccaaaaaaacccttcagaaaaTGGGGACTGGAGGGTGTCCAGCCATGATGGGGCACTGAATCCCCAAAAACCCTTCAGAAAATGGGGACTGGAAGGTGCCCAGCCGTGATGGGGCACTAAATCCTGAAAATCCCCACAGATCAGGGGACTGGGGACGGGCACATGTGACCCTGGGCTGGTGCCCAGCGaggccagggctgccaggggcactcccagctctccatccctctggaatGAAGCCCCTCAGTGCAGCAGCAATTAGGaatctcctctccaggctgttTCCCCAGTGTCCCTTTGATTCCTGGCGAGGGGACAGCCTGTGGCAGGTGTCCTGCCTGTGACCCGGGTCAATCGAGGGCTCTGATCTCCAAATGACCCTTCCCAGCAGTGCCCGTGTGTCCTGCTCAAACAGCTTGCAGATGAAGGAGCAACAGACTGGAGATGATTTATTCAGGAATTAAAGGTTCAGTACCCCTTTTAAAGGCTGTGCCTCGGCACTGTCAGCCTTCATTGCACACAATTAAAGGGCTTGGCTGgcccagcccccagctcctgccttccaaGGGaaggaaatcaaacaaaaccaacccccCCAAACGCCCCCGCCGAGCCCCGGGCCCGGgggggctctgctggaggaactcggggctggagcagctctgagctccagcctgggaagctgctccagctccattCTCTGCTCGGGATGGGGGATGGAGCACTTGGGTTTGGGGATGCTCGGGCTTGGAATCCTCGTGGCTGCTGGTGCAAAGGCtggtcctgcagctggagctgcacccCAGAGCATTTATCACTTCTCCCTGTTATTCCTTCTCCTGGTTATCCATCCTGCCATTTATTCTTCCTCCTGGTTATCCCTCCTCCTTTTTATCCCTTCTCCTGGTTATCCCTCCTGCCATTTATTCCTCCTCCTGGTTATTCCTTCTCCTGGTTATCCATCCTGACATTTATTCCTCCTTCCATTTATTCCTCCTCCTGGTTATCCGTCCTGCCATTTATTCCTCCTCCTGGTTATCCCTCCTCCTTTTTATTCCTCCTCTTGGTTATCCCTCCTCTTTTTTATCCCTTCTCCTGGTTATCCATCCTGCCATTTATTCCTCCTCCTGGTTATTCCTTCTCCCGGTTATCCCATCTCCTCTTTATCACTCCTGGTTATCTCTCCTGGTTATCCCATCTCCTGGTTATCCCTCCTGGTTATCTCTCCTCCTTTTTATCCCTTCTCCTGGTTATCCCCCCTGGTTatcccttttcctctttatcTCTCCTCCCATTTTATCCCTCCGGATCAAACTCGACCCCTCCAGCATCTCGGCACCTTCTGTGCAGTGAAGGCGCTGCAAACTCCACCCGAATTCCAAGCCGGGCTGGATTTTCCTCTCCCACCTGAGCGGGGAGATCGGGATAAAGCTCGGGATGAGTCCGTGATGATTCCCGAGCCGTGAGAGCTGCGGTGCTGGCGGGGAGCAGCCCCCgcgggctggagcagcaggaattcaaTGAAAAACTTCCTTCCTCttaggaaagaaaggga
Proteins encoded in this region:
- the HS3ST6 gene encoding heparan sulfate glucosamine 3-O-sulfotransferase 6; amino-acid sequence: RFPQAIIVGVKKGGTRALLEFLRAHPGVRAVGAEPHFFDRCYEKGLRWYRSLMPRTLEGQITMEKTPSYFVTKEAPRRIYNMSRDTKLIVVVRNPVTRAISDYTQTLSKNPSIPSFQALAFKNLSTGLIDTSWSAVRIGIYAKHLDNWLQYFPLSKFLFVSGERLVSDPAGEMGRVQDFLGLQRVVTDKHFYFNETKGFPCLKKPEGGSKPRCLGKSKGRPHPKIDGQVVQRLREFYRPFNMKFYQMTGQDFGWD